One Panicum virgatum strain AP13 chromosome 9K, P.virgatum_v5, whole genome shotgun sequence genomic region harbors:
- the LOC120651209 gene encoding SEC1 family transport protein SLY1-like, with protein sequence MALSLRRKQLDVIVRMLHLNQQHLPNGGEGQGEEEAYKLLVMDPPCVSLLSPVLKVGDLRRHGVTLTLGIDRPRQAVADAPAVYLVRPTPSNVDRIAADAAAGLYASFHVNFSTSVPRPLLERLAAACAAAPPACAGRVARVADQYIDFVCLEEGLFSLAQPRAYVALNDPAAADADITSLVDAVVLGLFCVFATLGVVPVIRCARGGPAEMVAAALDARLRDHLLAKPNLFTEAASAAVASFQRPVLCLFDRNFELSVGVQHDWSYRPLVHDVLGLKLNKLKLPAEKYDLDDSDKFWVTNSWSPFPKVAEEIEAQLAKYKQDVDEVNQRTGGGSGVEFDGTDLIGNTRHLMNAVNSLPELTERKKMIDKHTNIATSLLGHIKERSLDGYCDCENDMLVNGTVDRNTLLSLLRGKGTKEDKLRLAVTYLLSFETPPSSELEQVEAALRESEVDMSAFQYVKRIKALNTQFAAASGTATKSNIVDWAEKLYGQSLSAVTAGVKNLLSDGRQLALTRTVEALMEGKPNPEVDDYLLFDPRAPRSGTGGQFKGPFREAIVFMIGGGNYIEYRSLMELEQCTQPSKHVIYGATEILSGAEFIHQLAELGQKAGLGGGSSNIPPGAVQ encoded by the exons ATGGCGCTCAGCCTCCGCCGCAAGCAGCTCG ATGTGATCGTGCGGATGCTGCATCTGAACCAGCAGCACTTGCcgaacggcggcgaggggcaggGGGAGGAAGAGGCGTACAAGCTCCTGGTGATGGACCCGccctgcgtctccctcctcTCGCCGGTGCTCAAGGTCGgcgacctccgccgccacggCGTCACCCTCACTCTCGGCATCGACCGGCCGCGTCAGGCGGTCGCCGACGCGCCGGCCGTCTACCTCGTCCGCCCCACGCCGTCCAACGTCGACCgcatcgccgccgacgccgccgcaggCCTCTACGCGTCGTTTCACGTCAATTTCTCCACCTCCGTTCCGCGGCCCTTGCTcgagcgcctcgccgccgcctgcgccgccgcgccgcccgcgtgcgCGGGCCGCGTCGCCCGCGTCGCCGACCAGTACATCGATTTCGTCTGTCTCGAGGAGGGGCTCTTCTCGCTGGCCCAGCCCCGTGCCTACGTCGCGCTCAACGACCCTGCTGCCGCCGATGCCGACATCACTTCCCTCGTCGACGCCGTCGTTCTGGGCCTCTTCTGTGTCTTCGCCACCCTCGGTGTGGTGCCTGTCATCAGGTGCGCTCGTGGGGGCCCTGCAGAGATGGTCGCCGCTGCGCTTGATGCCCGGCTCCGCGACCACCTACTCGCCAAGCCCAACCTCTTCACGGAGGCCGCATCCGCAGCTGTGGCCTCGTTCCAGCGCCCTGTGCTGTGCCTCTTCGACAGGAATTTCGAGCTATCTGTTGGAGTGCAGCACGACTGGAGCTACCGTCCGTTGGTCCACGATGTGCTTGGTTTGAAGCTTAACAAGCTGAAATTACCTGCAGAGAAGTACGATTTGGATGATTCTGATAAATTCTGGGTCACAAATAGCTGGTCACCGTTCCCCAAAGTCGCTGAGGAAATTGAGGCGCAGCTTGCCAAGTACAAGCAGGATGTGGATGAGGTGAACCAGCGCACtggtggtggcagtggagtTGAGTTCGATGGAACTGATCTGATTGGCAACACAAGGCATCTCATGAATGCAGTGAATTCACTCCCTGAGCTGACAGAACGGAAGAAGATGATTGATAAACACACAAACATTGCGACATCATTGCTTGGGCATATTAAGGAGAGGTCTCTGGATGGATACTGTGACTGTGAGAATGATATGCTTGTGAATGGCACTGTGGACCGTAACACACTGCTGAGCCTCCTTAGAGGCAAGGGCACTAAGGAAGATAAGCTTCGGCTAGCTGTGACCTACCTGCTGTCCTTTGAGACGCCACCATCATCGGAATTGGAGCAGGTTGAGGCTGCACTTCGGGAATCGGAAGTAGACATGTCAGCATTTCAGTATGTGAAAAGGATAAAGGCATTGAACACTCAATTTGCTGCTGCATCAGGCACAGCAACCAAGAGCAACATCGTCGATTGGGCCGAGAAGCTTTATGGGCAGTCCCTTAGCGCTGTGACTGCAGGTGTGAAGAATCTCTTATCAGATGGGAGGCAGCTGGCGCTGACAAGGACAGTTGAAGCTTTGATGGAAGGGAAACCAAACCCAGAGGTGGATGACTACCTCCTTTTTGACCCACGAGCCCCTAGGTCAGGAACTGGTGGTCAGTTTAAAGGACCCTTCAGAGAAGCTATTGTTTTCATGATCGGTGGTGGAAACTACATTGAGTACAGGAGCTTGATGGAGCTAGAACAATGCACACAGCCTTCAAAGCATGTCATATATGGTGCAACAGAAATTCTTAGCGGCGCTGAGTTTATTCACCAACTTGCGGAATTGGGGCAGAAAGCTGGATTGGGTGGTGGCAGCAGCAACATACCACCAGGTGCGGTGCAGTAG
- the LOC120651213 gene encoding protein PHOSPHATE-INDUCED 1 homolog, with protein sequence MENPAGSFAAGCRLLLALLVIAFARPCHSSLYHPPPPVMVYHAGAVLDGAVPVSVLYYGAFSPHQKAVVADFLLSLSPRGRQPQHHGFGAPGPAPAPSVARWWETVDRYVRRAGRDPPRVLLASQVHDEACSLGRTLSRLQVERLAARLGVAPGGVAVVLTAADVAVEGQCSSACGAHGASAPGGAAHVWVGNAAVQCPGRCAWPFHPAEGAAYGARHAPGRRGETLRAPNGDVGVDGMLVNLAAMLAGAVTNPYGHGFFQGDAGAPVEVAAACPGVYGRGAYPGYPGAVRLDTVTGVGYNVVGRNGRKYLVPALVDPDNYSCVIMS encoded by the coding sequence ATGGAGAACCCAGCAGGGTCgttcgccgccggctgccgcctcctcctcgccctcctgGTGATCGCCTTCGCGCGCCCGTGCCATTCCTCCCTctaccacccgccgccgcccgtcatGGTCTACCACGCCGGCGCGGTGCTCGACGGCGCCGTGCCGGTCTCCGTCCTCTACTACGGCGCCTTCTCGCCGCACCAGAAGGCCGTCGTGGCCGACTTcctgctctccctctccccgcgcGGGCGCCAGCCGCAGCACCACGGGTTCGGCGCCCCTGGCCCCGCCCCGGCGCCGTCGGTGGCGCGGTGGTGGGAGACCGTCGACCGGTACGTGCGCAGGGCAGGCCGGGACCCGCCGCGGGTGCTGCTGGCCAGCCAGGTGCACGACGAGGCGTGCTCGCTTGGCAGGACGCTCTCCAGGCTCCAGGTCGAGCGGCTGGCGGCGCGCCTCGGCGTGGCGCCCGGGGGCGTGGCCGTCGTGCTCACGGCCGCCGACGTCGCCGTCGAGGGGCAGTGCAGCAGCGCGTGCGGGGCGCACGGGGCCTCCGCGCCGGGGGGCGCCGCGCACGTCTGGGTGGGCAACGCCGCTGTGCAGTGCCCCGGCCGGTGCGCGTGGCCGTTCCACCCCGCGGAGGGCGCGGCCTACGGCGCGCGGCACGCGCCCGGGCGCCGCGGCGAGACACTGCGCGCGCCGAACGGCGACGTCGGCGTGGATGGCATGCTGGTCAACCTGGCGGCGATGCTGGCCGGCGCGGTCACCAACCCGTACGGCCACGGATTCTTCCAGGGCGACGCCGGCGCACCggtcgaggtggcggccgcgtgCCCGGGTGTCTACGGCCGCGGTGCGTATCCGGGGTACCCCGGCGCGGTGAGGCTGGACACGGTCACTGGGGTGGGGTACAACGTGGTGGGCAGGAACGGCAGGAAGTACCTCGTGCCGGCGCTGGTCGACCCCGACAACTACTCCTGCGTCATCATGTCGTAG
- the LOC120651210 gene encoding uncharacterized protein LOC120651210 yields MAKMSCFPTLLAAGRKKKKSHKIAAAKMVSGNECPKVKPVEFIDAPVAPGAGEFENKVAAAADMVPVASHERGDQFVAAKAPAKGGDLSDFEFDFHAPSKPDGDGAEKRATDTAAGDAADPSPKLKRSCSNIETKRPGPREAPEMPARSRSYGDLGNLIGGLALDASATPHGAPEASPASVKTSRTADRVMLKKRSSSQVLPSRSRKLWWRLFLWSHRNLHRPGSARPAAACSPGRHGGYTSDTLEEGPAADRKKKKVMVDDSPSPPPFASNHWVAFCAENSLHDRVSAWVCSIENEPPFHIAEEDENYDGEDNTDDAGDEHGECAARPRPVELGESSSGKNHGKSKRCAAGDEVVQANTIVQSLNAFSSVAHISGMGLKVMPMIAPFSSLRAVNLSSNFIVHISPGSLPKGLHSLDLSRNKIANIEGLRELTKLRVLNLSYNRISRIGHGLSNCTAIRELYLAGNKISDVEGLHRLLKLAVLDLSFNKITTAKALGQLVANYHSLLALNLVGNPVQANVGDDALRRAVTGLLPSLAYLNKQPVKPQRSAREAATDSVARAALGGSGSGNRSLRKRPSRRLTQSPRSSSLTRGRSGGGDGSVRSRSKGRHHG; encoded by the exons ATGGCCAAGATGAGCTGCTTCCCCactctgctcgccgccggcaggaagaagaagaagagccacaAGATCGCCGCCGCCAAGATGGTCAGCGGAAACGAGTGCCCCAAGGTGAAGCCGGTCGAGTTCATCGATGCCCCAGTTGCTCCCGGCGCCGGGGAATTCGAGAacaaggtcgccgccgccgcggacatgGTTCCCGTGGCTTCCCACGAACGAGGTGATCAATTCGTCGCCGCCAAGGCGCCGGCTAAGGGGGGCGATCTGTCAGATTTCGAATTCGACTTCCACGCGCCCAGCAAGccagacggcgacggcgcggagaAGCGAGCCACCGACACGGCAGCGGGCGACGCGGCGGACCCGTCGCCCAAGCTGAAGCGGTCCTGCTCCAACATCGAGACCAAGCGGCCCGGCCCACGCGAAGCGCCGGAGATGCCGGCGCGGTCGCGCTCCTACGGCGATCTGGGGAACCTGATCGGTGGCCTCGCCCTGGACGCGTCGGCAACTCCGCACGGCGCGCCGGAGGCGAGCCCGGCATCGGTCAAGACGTCGCGCACGGCCGACCGCGTCATGCTCAAGAAGCGGTCGTCCAGCCAGGTGCTGCCGTCGCGCAGCCGGAAGCTCTGGTGGCGGCTCTTCCTCTGGAGCCACCGCAACCTGCACCGGCCGGGGTCGGCGCGCCCGGCCGCGGCGTGCTCTCCGGGTCGCCACGGAGGATACACCTCGGACACGCTCGAGGAGGGCCCGGCCGCAGaccgcaagaagaagaaggtcaTGGTTGAcgactcgccgtcgccgccgccgttcgcctCGAACCATTGGGTCGCCTTCTGCGCCGAGAACTCCCTCCACGACCGCGTCAGCGCCTGGGTGTGCAGCATCGAGAACGAGCCTCCGTTCCACATCGCCGAGGAGGACGAAAACTACGACGGAGAGGACAACACGGATGACGCCGGCGATGAGCACGGCGAGTGCgcggcgcgcccgcgccccgTCGAGCTCGGGGAGTCATCTTCGGGGAAGAACCACGGCAAGTCCAAGCGCTGCGCGGCGGGCGACGAGGTCGTCCAGGCCAACACCATCGTGCAGTCCCTGAACGCCTTCTCGTCGGTGGCGCACATATCTGGGATGGGGCTCAAGGTCATGCCAATGATCGCGCCGTTCTCGAGCCTCCGAGCCGTCAACCTCTCCAGCAACTTCATCG TTCATATCTCCCCAGGATCGCTGCCGAAGGGCCTGCACTCGCTCGATCTATCGAGGAATAAGATTGCAAACATCGAGGGGCTCCGGGAGCTGACGAAGCTGCGCGTGCTGAATCTCAGCTACAACCGGATTTCGCGCATCGGGCACG GGCTGTCGAACTGCACGGCGATCCGGGAGCTGTACCTGGCGGGTAACAAGATCAGCGACGTGGAGGGCCTCCACCGGCTGCTGAAGCTGGCGGTGCTGGACCTGAgcttcaacaagatcacgacggCCAAGGCGCTGGGCCAGCTGGTGGCCAACTACCACTCCCTCCTGGCGCTCAACCTGGTGGGCAACCCGGTGCAGGCCAACGTCGGCGACGACGCGCTGCGCCGGGCCGTGACGGGCCTCCTCCCGAGCCTGGCCTACCTGAACAAGCAGCCCGTGAAGCCGCAGCGCAGCGCGCGGGAGGCGGCCACGGACAGCGTCGCGCGCGCCGCGCTCGGCGGGTCGGGCTCCGGCAACCGGAGCCTGCGGAAGAGGCCGTCGCGGCGGCTCACCCAGAGCCCCCGGTCGTCGTCGCTGACGAggggccgcagcggcggcggggacggcagCGTGAGGAGCAGGTCCAAGGGAAGGCACCACGGCTGA